A window of Anolis sagrei isolate rAnoSag1 chromosome 13, rAnoSag1.mat, whole genome shotgun sequence contains these coding sequences:
- the ZNF362 gene encoding zinc finger protein 362 isoform X1: MASPFSACFKNKSPGCHFCFPFVSQKKNGGGSKRKMAEPRFNNPYFWPPPPTMPSQLDNLVLINKIKEQLMAEKIRPPHLPPAAVSSQQNPLLVAPSPAESSQPIMSIPKLQQVPGLHPQAVPQPDVALHARPATSTVTGLGLGSRAPAVSTSESSAGTGTSTPSTPTSSGQSRLIASSPTLISGITSPPLLESIKTIQGHSLLGGAPKAERGRKKIKAENPSGPPVLVVPYPLLASGDIGKEGKTYRCKVCPLTFFTKSEMQIHSKSHTEAKPHKCPHCSKSFANASYLAQHLRIHLGVKPYHCSYCEKSFRQLSHLQQHTRIHTGDRPYKCPHAGCEKAFTQLSNLQSHQRQHNKDKPYKCPNCYRAYTDSASLQIHLSAHAIKHAKAYCCSMCGRAYTSETYLMKHMSKHTVVEHLVSQHSPQRTESPGIPVRISLI; encoded by the exons gATGGCGGAACCGCGCTTTAACAACCCCTATTTCTGGCCACCCCCTCCCACTATGCCCAGCCAG CTGGACAATCTGGTTCTGATCAACAAAATCAAGGAGCAGCTGATGGCGGAGAAGATCCGCCCGCCCCACCTGCCCCCGGCCGCGGTCTCTTCCCAGCAGAACCCCCTCCTGGTGGCCCCCTCACCCGCCGAGAGCAGCCAGCCCATCATGTCCATCCCCAAGTTGCAGCAAGTCCCTGGGCTGCACCCCCAGGCTGTCCCCCAGCCCGACGTGGCCCTCCACGCCCGGCCCGCCACAAGCACCGTCACAG GCTTGGGCTTGGGGTCGCGAGCGCCGGCGGTCAGCACCTCGGAGTCGAGTGCCGGGACGGGCACCAGCACCCCTTCGACGCCCACCTCCTCGGGGCAGAGCCGCCTCATCGCCTCGTCGCCCACCCTCATCTCAGGGATCACCAGCCCCCCGCTCCTGGAGTCCATCAAGACCATCCAGGGCCACAGCCTGCTGGGGGGCGCCCCCAAGGCTGAGCGGGGCCGCAAGAAGATCAAGGCCGAGAACCCTTCTGGGCCGCCGGTGCTGGTGGTGCCCTACCCACTCCTGGCCTCGGGCGACATTGGCAAGGAGGGCAAGACCTACAG gTGTAAAGTCTGCCCGCTGACCTTCTTCACCAAGTCCGAAATGCAGATCCACTCCAAGTCGCACACGGAGGCCAAGCCCCACAAGTGCCCgcattgctccaagtccttcGCCAACGCCTCCTACCTGGCGCAGCACCTGCGCATCCACCTGGGCGTCAAGCCCTACCACTGCTCCTACTGCGAGAAGTCCTTCCGCCAACTCTCCCACCTCCAGCAACACACCAG AATCCACACCGGGGACCGACCCTATAAGTGCCCTCACGCCGGCTGTGAAAAGGCCTTCACTCAGCTCTCCAACCTCCAA TCTCATCAACGGCAGCACAACAAAGACAAGCCGTACAAGTGTCCCAACTGTTACCGGGCATACACGGACTCGGCCTCGCTCCAGATCCACCTCTCGGCACACGCCATCAAGCACGCCAAGGCCTACTGTTGCAGCATGTGCGGCCGAGCCTACACTTCA gaGACCTACTTGATGAAGCACATGTCCAAACACACGGTGGTGGAGCATCTAGTCAGCCAACACTCTCCTCAAAGGACGGAGTCGCCCGGCATCCCTGTGCGGATCTCTCTTATCTGA
- the ZNF362 gene encoding zinc finger protein 362 isoform X2: MAEPRFNNPYFWPPPPTMPSQLDNLVLINKIKEQLMAEKIRPPHLPPAAVSSQQNPLLVAPSPAESSQPIMSIPKLQQVPGLHPQAVPQPDVALHARPATSTVTGLGLGSRAPAVSTSESSAGTGTSTPSTPTSSGQSRLIASSPTLISGITSPPLLESIKTIQGHSLLGGAPKAERGRKKIKAENPSGPPVLVVPYPLLASGDIGKEGKTYRCKVCPLTFFTKSEMQIHSKSHTEAKPHKCPHCSKSFANASYLAQHLRIHLGVKPYHCSYCEKSFRQLSHLQQHTRIHTGDRPYKCPHAGCEKAFTQLSNLQSHQRQHNKDKPYKCPNCYRAYTDSASLQIHLSAHAIKHAKAYCCSMCGRAYTSETYLMKHMSKHTVVEHLVSQHSPQRTESPGIPVRISLI; this comes from the exons ATGGCGGAACCGCGCTTTAACAACCCCTATTTCTGGCCACCCCCTCCCACTATGCCCAGCCAG CTGGACAATCTGGTTCTGATCAACAAAATCAAGGAGCAGCTGATGGCGGAGAAGATCCGCCCGCCCCACCTGCCCCCGGCCGCGGTCTCTTCCCAGCAGAACCCCCTCCTGGTGGCCCCCTCACCCGCCGAGAGCAGCCAGCCCATCATGTCCATCCCCAAGTTGCAGCAAGTCCCTGGGCTGCACCCCCAGGCTGTCCCCCAGCCCGACGTGGCCCTCCACGCCCGGCCCGCCACAAGCACCGTCACAG GCTTGGGCTTGGGGTCGCGAGCGCCGGCGGTCAGCACCTCGGAGTCGAGTGCCGGGACGGGCACCAGCACCCCTTCGACGCCCACCTCCTCGGGGCAGAGCCGCCTCATCGCCTCGTCGCCCACCCTCATCTCAGGGATCACCAGCCCCCCGCTCCTGGAGTCCATCAAGACCATCCAGGGCCACAGCCTGCTGGGGGGCGCCCCCAAGGCTGAGCGGGGCCGCAAGAAGATCAAGGCCGAGAACCCTTCTGGGCCGCCGGTGCTGGTGGTGCCCTACCCACTCCTGGCCTCGGGCGACATTGGCAAGGAGGGCAAGACCTACAG gTGTAAAGTCTGCCCGCTGACCTTCTTCACCAAGTCCGAAATGCAGATCCACTCCAAGTCGCACACGGAGGCCAAGCCCCACAAGTGCCCgcattgctccaagtccttcGCCAACGCCTCCTACCTGGCGCAGCACCTGCGCATCCACCTGGGCGTCAAGCCCTACCACTGCTCCTACTGCGAGAAGTCCTTCCGCCAACTCTCCCACCTCCAGCAACACACCAG AATCCACACCGGGGACCGACCCTATAAGTGCCCTCACGCCGGCTGTGAAAAGGCCTTCACTCAGCTCTCCAACCTCCAA TCTCATCAACGGCAGCACAACAAAGACAAGCCGTACAAGTGTCCCAACTGTTACCGGGCATACACGGACTCGGCCTCGCTCCAGATCCACCTCTCGGCACACGCCATCAAGCACGCCAAGGCCTACTGTTGCAGCATGTGCGGCCGAGCCTACACTTCA gaGACCTACTTGATGAAGCACATGTCCAAACACACGGTGGTGGAGCATCTAGTCAGCCAACACTCTCCTCAAAGGACGGAGTCGCCCGGCATCCCTGTGCGGATCTCTCTTATCTGA